The Fusobacterium pseudoperiodonticum DNA window CAGTAAAGGCTTTAAACGCCTTGGAGGCATTAATATGAGTATAGAAAATGTAAGAAAATGGTTTATGATTCATACTTACTCTGGATATGAAAAAAAAGTAAAAACAGACCTTGAACAAAAGGTTGGGACATTACAATTAAGAGATGTCGTTACTAATATATTAGTTCCAGAAGAAGAAACAACTGAAATCGTTAGGGGAAAACCTAAAAAGATATACAGAAAACTTTTTCCTGCATATGTCATGCTTGAAATGGAAGCTACAAGAGAAGAAAATGAAAATGGAATAAGCTATAAAGTAGATCCTGATGTGTGGTATATAATAAGAAACACAAATGGAGTTACTGGTTTCGTAGGAGTAGGTTCAGACCCAATTCCTATGGAAGATGACGAAGTAAAAAATATATTCAATATTATAGGTATGGATACATCAAAAGAAACTATAAAGCTTGACTTTGCTGAAGGGGACTTTGTTAAAATCTTAAAAGGTTCTTTTACCGATCAAGAAGGGCAAGTTGCTGAAATTGATTATGAACATGGTAGAGTTAAAGTGATGGTTGATATTTTTGGAAGAATGACACCAGTTGAAATAGAAGTAGATGGTGTTTTGAAGGTGTAGTATACACAATCTTATGGAGGTGTAATTTAAAAAATGGCAAAAGAAGTAATTCAAATAATAAAACTACAATTACCAGCAGGTAAGGCAAACCCTGCTCCACCAGTTGGACCAGCATTAGGACAACATGGTGTAAATATAATGGAATTTTGTAAAGCGTTCAACGCTAAAACTCAAGATAAAGCTGGATGGATAATCCCTGTGGAAATTTCTGTTTATAGTGACAGATCATTCACATTTATATTAAAAACTCCACCTGCATCTGACTTATTAAAGAAAGCTGCTGGAATATCATCAGGAGCAAAAAACTCTAAAAAAGAAGTTGCAGGAAAAATTACAACTGCAAAGTTAAGAGAATTAGCTGAAACTAAAATGCCTGACTTAAATGCTTCATCTGTAGAAACAGCTATGAAGATAATTGCAGGATCAGCAAGATCAATGGGAATAAAAATCGAAGACTAATTGCTTTATAATTTAGTGGTAGAGTTTAACTCGTTAAGCCACAAAGGGAGGAAATGTAATAATGGCAAAACATAGAGGAAAAAAATATTTAGAAGTAGCTAAATTAGTTGAAACAGGAAAACTTTATGACATAAGAGAAGCTCTTGAATTAGTTCAAAAAACAAGAACTGCAAAATTTACAGAAACTGTTGAAGTAGCATTAAGACTTGGAGTAGACCCAAGACATGCTGACCAACAAATCAGAGGTACAGTTGTATTACCTCATGGAACAGGAAAAACTGTTAAAATACTAGCAATCACTTCAGGTGAAAATATAGAAAAAGCACTAGCTGCAGGAGCAGACTATGCTGGAGCAGAAGAATACATCAACCAAATTCAACAAGGTTGGTTAGACTTTGATTTAGTAATCGCTACTCCAGACATGATGCCTAAAATCGGAAGATTAGGGAAAATACTAGGAACTAAAGGGTTAATGCCTAACCCTAAATCAGGAACAGTAACTCCTGATATCGCAGCAGCAGTATCTGAATTCAAAAAAGGTAAACTTGCATTCAGAGTAGACAAATTAGGATCTATCCATGCTCCAATAGGAAAAGTTGATTTCGATTTAGATAAAATTGAAGAAAACTTCAAAGCATTTATGGATCAAATCATCAGATTAAAACCAGCTACATCTAAAGGACAATACTTAAGAACAGTAGCAGTATCATTAACTATGGGACCAGGAGTAAAAATGGATCCTGCTATAGTTGCTAAAATCGTTGGATAATTAAATTGAATATAAATCCAAACCAAAGACCGTAGGGGGAGATAATCCTTAAATAACCTACCGAGGTTGGAAGTTAGATATACTAACCTCAACACTCAACCCCTGTCTTTGTATAGGGGTATATTTTTTAAAAAAAGAGGAGGTGAATCAATATGGCAACTCAAGTTAAGAAAGAACTTGTAGCAGAATTAGTTGAAAAAATTAAAAAAGCTCAATCAGTTGTTTTTGTTGATTATCAAGGTATTAAGGTTAATGAAGAAACTTCATTAAGAAAACAAATGAGAGAAAATGGAGCTGAATACCTAGTAGCTAAAAATAGACTATTTAAAATAGCTCTTAAAGAATCTGGAGTTGAAGATAACTTTGACGAAATATTAGAAGGAACTACAGCATTTGCATTTGGATATAACGATCCAGTAGCACCTGCAAAAGCAGTATTCGATTTAGCTAAAACTAAAGCAAAAGCTAAACAAGACGTATTTAAAATTAAAGGTGGTTACTTAACAGGTAAAAAAGTTAGCGTTCAAGAAGTTGAAGCATTAGCTAAATTACCTTCAAGAGATCAATTACTATCTATGTTATTGAACTCAATGTTAGGACCAATCAGAAAACTTGCTTATGCAACTGTAGCAATAGCAGACAAAAAAGAAGGATCTGCTGAATAAGAAAATTTGAAAAATTATAATTGATGAAATTTAAGGAGGAAAATAATAATGGCATTCAATAAAGAACAATTTATAGCTGATTTAGAAGCTATGACAGTATTAGAATTAAAAGAATTAGTATCTGCATTAGAAGAACACTTTGGAGTAACTGCTGCTGCACCTGTAGCTGTAGCTGCTGCTGGACCAGTTGAAGCTGCTGAAGAAAAAACTGAATTTGATATCGTATTAAAGAACGCAGGTGGAAACAAAATAGCTGTAATTAAAGAAGTTAGAGCTATCACTGGTTTAGGATTAAAAGAAGCTAAAGACTTAGTTGATAACGGTGGAGTAATCAAAGAAGCTGCACCAAAAGAAGAAGCTGAAGCTATAAAAGAAAAATTAACTGCAGCTGGAGCAGAAGTAGAAGTAAAATAGTAATATTTATCTTTGATAAAAAAATAATAGGCACTCTTGGAATTTTAGAGTGCCTTTTTGCCAACTTTACAGTTTAGATAGTTAATCTTTTGGAAGTAAATGAGCCTTTTTTCTTACAAAAGACTAACTATACCAAGCAATTTTTTATAGGTATGTATATAGAAAACAAGTGAACTTGCATCTAAATTTTAGATGAAAAATTAAAGCAAGTGAGCCGAGTAATTGTCAGCGTGTTTGAAGCCAACTTGTTGGCAAGTTTTGCCGAAATTACAGCGAAACGTTAATTTTTCATCGTTAAGAAATTTAGCTAGCAATGAACTGATTTCTTATACTAATATTTTAAGGAGAGTGAAACGTGCAAAAACTCATTGAAAGACTTGATTTTGGAAAAATAAAAGCTAGAGGATCAATGCCTCATTTTCTTGAATTCCAATTAAATTCTTATGAAGATTTTTTACAAACAAATATGTCCCCAAATAAAAGGGAAGATAAAGGATTTGAATTGGCATTTAAAGAAGTGTTCCCAATAGAATCTTCAAATGGAGATGTAAGGCTAGAATACATAGGATATGAGTTACATGAAGCAGAAGCTCCATTGAATGACGAGCTAGAATGCAAAAGAAGAGGAAAAACATATTCTAATTCATTGAAAGTTAGATTGAGACTAATCAACAAAAAAATGGGAAATGAGATTCAAGAATCTTTAGTTTACTTTGGAGAAGTTCCTAAAATGACAGAAAGAGCTACATTTATTATAAATGGAGCAGAAAGAGTTGTTGTATCACAATTACATAGATCACCAGGAGTTTCTTTTAGTAAAGAAGTAAATACTCAAACAGGTAAGGATTTATTTTCAGGAAAAATAATTCCATA harbors:
- the nusG gene encoding transcription termination/antitermination protein NusG produces the protein MSIENVRKWFMIHTYSGYEKKVKTDLEQKVGTLQLRDVVTNILVPEEETTEIVRGKPKKIYRKLFPAYVMLEMEATREENENGISYKVDPDVWYIIRNTNGVTGFVGVGSDPIPMEDDEVKNIFNIIGMDTSKETIKLDFAEGDFVKILKGSFTDQEGQVAEIDYEHGRVKVMVDIFGRMTPVEIEVDGVLKV
- the rplK gene encoding 50S ribosomal protein L11 encodes the protein MAKEVIQIIKLQLPAGKANPAPPVGPALGQHGVNIMEFCKAFNAKTQDKAGWIIPVEISVYSDRSFTFILKTPPASDLLKKAAGISSGAKNSKKEVAGKITTAKLRELAETKMPDLNASSVETAMKIIAGSARSMGIKIED
- the rplA gene encoding 50S ribosomal protein L1 gives rise to the protein MAKHRGKKYLEVAKLVETGKLYDIREALELVQKTRTAKFTETVEVALRLGVDPRHADQQIRGTVVLPHGTGKTVKILAITSGENIEKALAAGADYAGAEEYINQIQQGWLDFDLVIATPDMMPKIGRLGKILGTKGLMPNPKSGTVTPDIAAAVSEFKKGKLAFRVDKLGSIHAPIGKVDFDLDKIEENFKAFMDQIIRLKPATSKGQYLRTVAVSLTMGPGVKMDPAIVAKIVG
- the rplJ gene encoding 50S ribosomal protein L10, which produces MATQVKKELVAELVEKIKKAQSVVFVDYQGIKVNEETSLRKQMRENGAEYLVAKNRLFKIALKESGVEDNFDEILEGTTAFAFGYNDPVAPAKAVFDLAKTKAKAKQDVFKIKGGYLTGKKVSVQEVEALAKLPSRDQLLSMLLNSMLGPIRKLAYATVAIADKKEGSAE
- the rplL gene encoding 50S ribosomal protein L7/L12 codes for the protein MAFNKEQFIADLEAMTVLELKELVSALEEHFGVTAAAPVAVAAAGPVEAAEEKTEFDIVLKNAGGNKIAVIKEVRAITGLGLKEAKDLVDNGGVIKEAAPKEEAEAIKEKLTAAGAEVEVK